One part of the Mariniblastus fucicola genome encodes these proteins:
- a CDS encoding ABC transporter ATP-binding protein, with translation MIEITGFGKDYGEFTAVENLDLKIEEGEMFGFIGPNGAGKSTTIRFLATLLRASRGEGSVNGHSITDDPMNVRRSVGYMPDAFGVYDGMKVWEFLDFFAVAYKIGRTQRKQVIRDVLELLDLTYKRDDYVNGLSRGMKQRLCLAKTLVHDPPVLILDEPASGLDPRARVEVKALLKELRRMGKTILISSHILTELADCCTSIGIIERGQLLMHGPIDDVYRRIQGTPTVVAQFGNNLDKGLSIIRSNPDVRDVQIDGEKVTIEFASPESETGNLLKSLVDQGVEVKNFGIKEPNLEDVFMMVTKGLVS, from the coding sequence ATGATTGAAATTACCGGATTCGGAAAAGACTACGGCGAATTCACCGCGGTTGAAAACCTTGACCTGAAAATCGAGGAAGGTGAGATGTTTGGCTTTATCGGCCCCAACGGCGCCGGGAAAAGCACGACAATTCGTTTCCTGGCGACATTGCTGCGGGCGTCTCGCGGTGAAGGTTCGGTTAACGGGCACAGCATTACAGATGACCCGATGAATGTTCGGCGCAGCGTGGGTTATATGCCAGACGCCTTCGGTGTTTACGATGGCATGAAGGTTTGGGAGTTTCTGGACTTTTTCGCTGTTGCCTACAAAATCGGGCGGACGCAGCGAAAACAGGTCATTCGCGACGTGCTGGAACTGTTGGATCTGACCTACAAGCGGGATGACTACGTCAATGGATTGTCTCGCGGTATGAAGCAGCGACTTTGCCTGGCCAAGACACTGGTTCACGACCCTCCGGTTCTGATTCTGGACGAACCGGCGAGTGGTTTGGATCCACGGGCTCGCGTGGAAGTCAAAGCGTTGCTCAAGGAACTGCGGCGGATGGGAAAAACGATTCTCATCTCCAGCCACATTTTGACAGAGCTGGCGGATTGTTGTACTTCGATCGGAATTATCGAACGGGGACAGCTTCTGATGCACGGACCGATCGATGATGTGTATCGTCGCATCCAGGGGACGCCAACGGTTGTGGCTCAGTTTGGAAACAATCTGGATAAAGGTCTGTCGATCATCCGCAGCAATCCGGACGTACGCGATGTGCAGATCGATGGAGAAAAAGTCACGATTGAGTTCGCCTCTCCAGAGTCAGAAACTGGCAACTTGCTAAAGTCGCTGGTGGATCAGGGCGTCGAAGTCAAAAATTTTGGCATCAAGGAACCGAATCTCGAAGACGTTTTCATGATGGTTACCAAAGGCTTGGTGAGCTAG
- a CDS encoding methyltransferase domain-containing protein, producing the protein MSESSVRERYAVGAQQKEPALCCPVDYDQRYLEIIPDEVIERDYGCGDPSKYVSEGETVLDLGSGTGKICFIASQVVGKSGKVIGVDMTDPMLEVANRNAPIVAERIGYANVEFRKGRIQDLALDLEKLETWLKQQPVEDANGFLALEEKAQQLREAESLIESDSIDVVVSNCVLNLVGNDARKQLFSEIYRVLKTGGRAVISDIVSDEDVPVGMQQDPELWSGCISGAFREDAFLQAFEDAGFHGVEILKLDKQPWQTVEGIEFRSMTVCAYKGDDGPCVEKNQAVIYKGPFKAVVNDDGHPMERGKRYAVCEKTYELLKRPPYCQMFEFVDPHSEVTSDAKLFDCSTIRIREPGETKGSEYSTTIQIGASSCCSPESSGGCC; encoded by the coding sequence ATGTCTGAGTCTTCTGTCCGGGAACGATATGCCGTTGGCGCCCAACAAAAAGAACCCGCTTTGTGCTGTCCGGTCGATTATGACCAACGATATCTGGAGATCATTCCTGACGAAGTGATTGAGCGCGACTATGGTTGCGGCGACCCTTCGAAATACGTATCCGAAGGGGAAACCGTTTTGGATCTTGGTTCGGGAACGGGAAAGATCTGTTTTATTGCTTCCCAGGTGGTCGGCAAAAGTGGAAAAGTGATCGGTGTCGATATGACTGACCCCATGTTGGAAGTTGCGAATCGAAACGCTCCGATCGTTGCCGAGCGCATCGGCTATGCGAATGTTGAGTTTCGCAAGGGTCGCATTCAGGATCTGGCACTGGATCTGGAGAAACTGGAAACCTGGTTGAAACAACAGCCGGTTGAGGATGCCAACGGTTTCCTGGCCCTTGAGGAAAAAGCTCAGCAGCTGCGCGAGGCCGAATCTTTGATCGAGTCCGATTCGATCGATGTCGTCGTTTCCAATTGCGTTCTGAACCTTGTTGGCAACGATGCCAGAAAGCAACTGTTCTCTGAAATCTATCGCGTTCTCAAGACGGGCGGTCGGGCAGTGATCAGTGACATTGTTTCCGACGAAGACGTTCCAGTCGGAATGCAGCAAGACCCGGAGCTTTGGAGTGGTTGCATTTCAGGCGCATTTCGCGAAGACGCGTTTTTACAGGCCTTCGAAGACGCCGGCTTCCATGGTGTGGAGATACTGAAGTTGGACAAACAGCCGTGGCAAACTGTCGAAGGAATTGAGTTTCGTTCCATGACCGTTTGTGCCTACAAAGGCGATGACGGACCGTGCGTTGAAAAGAATCAGGCGGTGATCTACAAGGGGCCGTTCAAAGCGGTAGTCAACGACGACGGTCATCCGATGGAGCGTGGAAAACGCTACGCTGTTTGCGAAAAGACCTACGAGTTGCTCAAGCGACCGCCGTACTGCCAAATGTTTGAGTTCGTTGATCCGCACAGCGAAGTCACGTCGGACGCTAAACTTTTTGATTGTTCAACGATTCGCATTCGTGAACCAGGAGAGACCAAAGGGTCGGAATATTCGACGACCATCCAAATCGGTGCATCGAGTTGTTGTAGTCCGGAGAGCTCGGGAGGTTGCTGTTGA